The following coding sequences lie in one Kribbella sp. NBC_00709 genomic window:
- a CDS encoding alcohol dehydrogenase catalytic domain-containing protein, which produces MTGTMRAAQVQQAGGPFVVTDVPIPEPAAGQIRVKVHACGICGGDAIPRNALFGTVLPRIPGHEIAGVVDAVGEGVTVWEVGQRVGVGWSGGVDFTCEFCRRGDFTNCVSRTIVGTSYDGGYAEFMVAPQDAVARIPEGLTFEDAAPLMCGGITAFNALRHAPAGPGDTIAVQGVGGVGHLAIQFADKMGFRTVAINRGRDKEKLARQLGADEYIDSNEGDAGEALKALGGAAVVIATVSRADLQSDLVKGLRPNGELIVLEGGDPIQVSGHALAEGRLSVSGWYSGVAQDSEDTLNFAVLKNIRPIIETFPLEQAEDAWQHQPRANLRVVLKTQPQ; this is translated from the coding sequence ATGACAGGAACGATGCGTGCGGCCCAGGTCCAGCAGGCCGGCGGACCCTTCGTGGTGACCGATGTGCCGATCCCGGAGCCCGCGGCCGGGCAGATCCGGGTGAAGGTCCACGCCTGCGGGATCTGCGGCGGCGACGCGATCCCGCGGAACGCGCTGTTCGGCACCGTGCTGCCGCGGATCCCCGGGCACGAGATCGCCGGGGTCGTGGACGCGGTCGGCGAGGGCGTCACGGTCTGGGAGGTCGGCCAGCGGGTCGGTGTCGGCTGGTCGGGCGGGGTCGACTTCACCTGCGAGTTCTGCCGCCGCGGCGATTTCACGAACTGCGTCAGCCGGACGATCGTCGGCACGTCGTACGACGGTGGGTACGCCGAGTTCATGGTCGCGCCGCAGGACGCGGTGGCGCGGATCCCGGAGGGGCTGACCTTCGAGGACGCGGCGCCGTTGATGTGTGGCGGGATCACGGCCTTCAACGCACTCCGGCACGCGCCTGCCGGGCCGGGGGACACGATCGCGGTGCAGGGCGTCGGCGGTGTCGGTCACCTGGCGATCCAGTTCGCCGACAAGATGGGCTTCCGGACGGTGGCGATCAACCGCGGCCGGGACAAGGAGAAGCTCGCACGCCAGCTCGGGGCGGACGAGTACATCGACAGCAACGAGGGTGACGCCGGCGAGGCCCTGAAGGCGCTGGGCGGCGCGGCCGTCGTCATCGCGACGGTGTCACGCGCCGACCTTCAGTCGGACCTGGTCAAGGGCCTCCGGCCGAACGGTGAGCTGATCGTCCTCGAGGGCGGCGACCCGATCCAGGTCAGCGGTCATGCGCTCGCCGAGGGTCGGCTGTCGGTGTCCGGCTGGTACTCCGGGGTTGCCCAGGACTCCGAGGACACGTTGAACTTCGCGGTGCTGAAGAACATCCGGCCGATCATCGAGACCTTCCCGCTCGAGCAGGCCGAGGACGCCTGGCAACACCAGCCCAGGGCGAACCTCCGCGTCGTGCTCAAGACCCAGCCCCAGTAG
- a CDS encoding SDR family oxidoreductase, which yields MTLKGRTALVTGSSKGLGRAILLRLAAEGANVVVNYSRDESAANEVLDAATALGVQAISVAADVSQVDGIQRLYDATLDEFGQVDIVVANAGMEKVNVPVADVTEEDFDLLFRVNTKGPYFVLREAARRIADNGRIITISSNTTTVPQLGVGLYGTSKVATGYLARVLALELGPRGITVNTIVPGPIDGAGIFTDPANDEYKRSLVAMVPIGRLGTTEDVAGIAAFLASEEAGLITGQQIVADGGMH from the coding sequence ATGACGCTCAAGGGGAGAACGGCGCTCGTCACCGGCTCGTCGAAGGGGCTGGGCCGGGCGATCCTGCTCCGCCTGGCCGCCGAGGGCGCGAACGTCGTGGTCAACTACTCCCGCGACGAGTCCGCCGCGAACGAGGTCCTGGACGCCGCCACGGCGCTCGGCGTCCAGGCCATCTCGGTCGCCGCCGACGTGTCCCAGGTCGACGGCATCCAGCGGCTGTACGACGCGACGCTGGACGAGTTCGGCCAGGTCGACATCGTGGTCGCGAACGCCGGCATGGAGAAGGTGAACGTCCCGGTCGCGGACGTCACCGAGGAGGACTTCGACCTGCTGTTCCGGGTCAACACCAAGGGCCCGTACTTCGTCCTGCGCGAGGCGGCCCGCCGGATCGCCGACAACGGCCGGATCATCACGATCTCGTCGAACACCACCACGGTCCCGCAGTTGGGCGTCGGTCTGTACGGCACCAGCAAGGTCGCCACCGGCTACCTGGCCCGCGTGCTCGCGCTGGAACTCGGGCCGCGCGGGATCACCGTGAACACGATCGTGCCAGGCCCGATCGACGGCGCGGGCATCTTCACCGATCCGGCGAACGACGAGTACAAGCGGAGCCTGGTCGCGATGGTGCCGATCGGGCGGCTGGGCACGACCGAGGACGTGGCCGGGATCGCGGCCTTCCTGGCGAGCGAGGAGGCCGGGCTGATCACCGGCCAGCAGATCGTCGCCGACGGCGGCATGCACTGA
- a CDS encoding DUF6319 family protein, with the protein MTVDTLAVETPSDLADTPDPINPSAATAETTPEATPEATSASVEAAKPKKALAKKAAGKKAKTIELTLTVTGTADGEWHAELKQGTTYLARDLAVAAAAVSRAAKELHEDLSTPIDEVIEEARSQQAAKVAALEAELEAAKKALADLD; encoded by the coding sequence ATGACTGTAGACACTCTGGCAGTAGAGACGCCGTCCGACCTCGCCGACACTCCCGACCCGATCAACCCGTCGGCGGCCACGGCCGAAACGACGCCTGAAGCCACACCCGAAGCCACCTCTGCCTCGGTCGAGGCCGCGAAGCCGAAGAAGGCGCTGGCGAAGAAGGCCGCGGGCAAGAAGGCGAAGACCATCGAGCTCACGCTGACCGTCACCGGGACGGCGGACGGCGAGTGGCACGCCGAGCTCAAGCAGGGCACGACCTACCTGGCCCGCGACCTGGCCGTCGCCGCGGCCGCGGTGTCCCGCGCCGCCAAGGAGCTGCACGAGGACCTGTCGACCCCGATCGACGAGGTCATCGAGGAGGCCCGCTCCCAGCAGGCCGCCAAGGTCGCCGCCCTCGAGGCCGAGCTGGAAGCCGCGAAGAAGGCTCTCGCCGACCTCGACTGA
- a CDS encoding LysR family transcriptional regulator produces MDLSLRLLEALEAVAAEGSMTRAAGVLNLTQQAVSGQIRQLERVVGTPLVERRPTGIELTAAGEIVLKQGAALLSSAQAMVTEARLTAAGRPDPLRITFKAQSTAHFMPAVEAALRREAPEVEVRPISSHTLPDEIDALVEGRADAAFLWLPIGDDPRFTVHPLLEEERWVALPPGHRLESRTTLCIADLADVPVVGPRDGMPEAVVNFWFIDPRPDGSRAVFGPQARTPEECLHLVAAGHGCWIAPASTVTYFAHPRLTWLPLVDAPPNVLALIWPEHTANPLLHRLLEETRRALDPLPTATT; encoded by the coding sequence GTGGATCTGAGCTTGCGGCTCCTGGAGGCACTCGAAGCCGTTGCGGCGGAGGGCAGCATGACGCGCGCCGCCGGGGTCCTCAATCTGACCCAGCAGGCGGTCAGCGGGCAGATCCGTCAACTGGAGCGCGTGGTCGGGACCCCGCTGGTCGAGCGTCGCCCGACCGGCATCGAGCTGACCGCGGCCGGCGAGATTGTGCTGAAGCAAGGTGCCGCATTGTTGTCGTCCGCGCAGGCGATGGTGACCGAGGCGCGGCTGACCGCTGCGGGACGGCCAGATCCGCTGCGCATCACCTTCAAAGCGCAGAGTACGGCGCACTTCATGCCCGCGGTCGAGGCGGCACTGCGACGGGAAGCGCCGGAGGTCGAGGTACGGCCGATCTCGTCGCACACGCTGCCGGACGAGATCGACGCGCTGGTCGAGGGGCGGGCCGATGCCGCGTTCCTGTGGTTGCCGATCGGGGACGATCCGCGGTTCACCGTGCATCCCTTGCTCGAAGAGGAACGGTGGGTCGCGCTACCGCCGGGACATCGGCTGGAGAGCCGTACGACGTTGTGCATCGCGGATCTCGCCGACGTGCCCGTGGTCGGTCCGCGGGACGGGATGCCCGAGGCGGTGGTGAACTTCTGGTTCATCGACCCGCGACCGGACGGCAGCCGCGCCGTCTTCGGACCGCAGGCGCGAACTCCGGAGGAGTGCCTGCACCTGGTCGCGGCGGGCCACGGCTGCTGGATCGCGCCGGCGTCCACCGTCACGTACTTCGCCCACCCCAGGCTGACGTGGCTTCCGCTGGTCGACGCCCCGCCGAACGTGCTGGCCCTGATCTGGCCCGAACACACCGCGAATCCACTCCTGCACCGTCTCCTCGAGGAGACCCGCCGCGCCCTCGATCCCTTGCCAACAGCAACGACCTAG